From Colias croceus chromosome 27, ilColCroc2.1, one genomic window encodes:
- the LOC123703778 gene encoding protein amalgam-like isoform X2 gives MELRRLSIYLALFVFVCVSQCTARNTKYSGEGDDINYDDVLADEASDDEAQNDADGGNDADEDVEDAIMLTQATNYSVAIGRNVRLECKVSPADGVVVQWTRSNTKYFIGTLKRTEQDLKTYTGQDRFFIAANSTDLLIKDVQPSDSGTYRCEILQMNPPSVEHNIVITESPKVIRFYASDNGKVAEGSDLLLTCEAAGSPPPQILWSWDGDNGNHRLTEKDGEFTANSVFIRNVKRQNAGKYYCYVFNSVGNDQAELAVNVLRKPRVHVHRTVVNSDLNVEAVLECSIHDEPASHIRWYKDGRLIEDSSSQYTVSTNGQHSNLTVIPSSDVDFGTFTCEAENNLGKHNRSIELVQRPVVEDFTSEGTKLSWIVHSHQPLKAMELQLRDVNGDEEWRTLSVPLPSEQQHEYIISYSLDSADIDAGKYEVAVKVQNSKSWSEHASAVVDIEAQPEYIRPASVYLPSSAFSIRPSFALLPLIYVLVRF, from the exons CGCGTAACACCAAATACAGCGGAGAGGGTGATGATATCAACTACGATGATGTGCTGGCTGATGAAGCCAGTGATGATGAAGCGCAAAATGATGCTGATGGTG GTAATGACGCTGATGAAGACGTAGAAGATGCGATAATGTTGACGCAAGCGACGAATTACAGTGTGGCGATTGGAAGGAACGTGCGACTCGAGTGTAAAGTGTCTCCCGCTG atgGCGTTGTCGTTCAATGGACAAGGAGTAACACGAAATATTTCATCGGAACATTGAAAAGGACTGAGCAAGATTTGAAGACGTACACCGGACAGGATAGATTCTTCAT AGCTGCGAATTCAACAGATCTTCTAATAAAGGATGTACAGCCAAGTGACAGTGGCACCTACAGATGTGAAATATTGCAAATGAACCCGCCCTCAGTTGAACACAACATTGTTATTACTGAGTCTCCTAAAGTTATTC GGTTCTATGCATCAGACAACGGAAAGGTAGCAGAAGGGAGTGACCTCCTCCTCACGTGTGAAGCGGCTGGCTCCCCTCCTCCACAGATCCTCTGGTCTTGGGACGGGGATAATGGC AACCACCGTTTGACAGAAAAGGACGGAGAGTTCACAGCGAACAGCGTCTTCATTAGGAACGTGAAACGTCAAAATGCCGGCAAATATTACTGCTATGTGTTCAATAGTGTTGGTAATGATCAAGCGGAGTTGGCTGTTAATGTCTTAc GCAAACCAAGAGTGCATGTACACAGGACTGTCGTCAACTCAGATTTGAATGTAGAAGCAGTTCTTGAATGTTCGATTCATGATGAGCCAGC ATCACACATCCGTTGGTACAAAGATGGCAGACTCATCGAAGATTCCTCAAGTCAGTACACCGTCAGCACAAACGGACAGCATTCCAACTTAACTGTTATTCCTTCTAGTGATGTGGACTTTGGAACTTTCACTTGTGAG GCGGAAAACAACCTCGGCAAGCACAACAGATCCATTGAGCTAGTGCAGAGGCCAGTTGTAGAAGACTTCACTAGCGAAGGCACTAAACTGTCCTGGATAGTGCACTCGCACCAGCCGCTAAAAGCTATGGAGCTGCAATTGAGAGATGTTAATGGG GACGAAGAATGGCGAACACTTTCCGTACCACTACCCTCAGAACAACAACACGAGTACATAATATCGTACTCGCTAGACTCAGCGGACATAGACGCGGGGAAATACGAAGTGGCCGTCAAAGTGCAGAATAGCAAGAGTTGGAGCGAACACGCTAGCGCTGTTGTTGATATCG aagcGCAACCGGAGTACATCCGACCTGCAtcag TATATTTGCCGAGCAGTGCATTCTCAATTCGACCGTCGTTCGCTCTACTCCCACTCATCTACGTTTTGGTGCGATTTTAA
- the LOC123703778 gene encoding protein amalgam-like isoform X1, protein MELRRLSIYLALFVFVCVSQCTEARNTKYSGEGDDINYDDVLADEASDDEAQNDADGGNDADEDVEDAIMLTQATNYSVAIGRNVRLECKVSPADGVVVQWTRSNTKYFIGTLKRTEQDLKTYTGQDRFFIAANSTDLLIKDVQPSDSGTYRCEILQMNPPSVEHNIVITESPKVIRFYASDNGKVAEGSDLLLTCEAAGSPPPQILWSWDGDNGNHRLTEKDGEFTANSVFIRNVKRQNAGKYYCYVFNSVGNDQAELAVNVLRKPRVHVHRTVVNSDLNVEAVLECSIHDEPASHIRWYKDGRLIEDSSSQYTVSTNGQHSNLTVIPSSDVDFGTFTCEAENNLGKHNRSIELVQRPVVEDFTSEGTKLSWIVHSHQPLKAMELQLRDVNGDEEWRTLSVPLPSEQQHEYIISYSLDSADIDAGKYEVAVKVQNSKSWSEHASAVVDIEAQPEYIRPASVYLPSSAFSIRPSFALLPLIYVLVRF, encoded by the exons AAGCGCGTAACACCAAATACAGCGGAGAGGGTGATGATATCAACTACGATGATGTGCTGGCTGATGAAGCCAGTGATGATGAAGCGCAAAATGATGCTGATGGTG GTAATGACGCTGATGAAGACGTAGAAGATGCGATAATGTTGACGCAAGCGACGAATTACAGTGTGGCGATTGGAAGGAACGTGCGACTCGAGTGTAAAGTGTCTCCCGCTG atgGCGTTGTCGTTCAATGGACAAGGAGTAACACGAAATATTTCATCGGAACATTGAAAAGGACTGAGCAAGATTTGAAGACGTACACCGGACAGGATAGATTCTTCAT AGCTGCGAATTCAACAGATCTTCTAATAAAGGATGTACAGCCAAGTGACAGTGGCACCTACAGATGTGAAATATTGCAAATGAACCCGCCCTCAGTTGAACACAACATTGTTATTACTGAGTCTCCTAAAGTTATTC GGTTCTATGCATCAGACAACGGAAAGGTAGCAGAAGGGAGTGACCTCCTCCTCACGTGTGAAGCGGCTGGCTCCCCTCCTCCACAGATCCTCTGGTCTTGGGACGGGGATAATGGC AACCACCGTTTGACAGAAAAGGACGGAGAGTTCACAGCGAACAGCGTCTTCATTAGGAACGTGAAACGTCAAAATGCCGGCAAATATTACTGCTATGTGTTCAATAGTGTTGGTAATGATCAAGCGGAGTTGGCTGTTAATGTCTTAc GCAAACCAAGAGTGCATGTACACAGGACTGTCGTCAACTCAGATTTGAATGTAGAAGCAGTTCTTGAATGTTCGATTCATGATGAGCCAGC ATCACACATCCGTTGGTACAAAGATGGCAGACTCATCGAAGATTCCTCAAGTCAGTACACCGTCAGCACAAACGGACAGCATTCCAACTTAACTGTTATTCCTTCTAGTGATGTGGACTTTGGAACTTTCACTTGTGAG GCGGAAAACAACCTCGGCAAGCACAACAGATCCATTGAGCTAGTGCAGAGGCCAGTTGTAGAAGACTTCACTAGCGAAGGCACTAAACTGTCCTGGATAGTGCACTCGCACCAGCCGCTAAAAGCTATGGAGCTGCAATTGAGAGATGTTAATGGG GACGAAGAATGGCGAACACTTTCCGTACCACTACCCTCAGAACAACAACACGAGTACATAATATCGTACTCGCTAGACTCAGCGGACATAGACGCGGGGAAATACGAAGTGGCCGTCAAAGTGCAGAATAGCAAGAGTTGGAGCGAACACGCTAGCGCTGTTGTTGATATCG aagcGCAACCGGAGTACATCCGACCTGCAtcag TATATTTGCCGAGCAGTGCATTCTCAATTCGACCGTCGTTCGCTCTACTCCCACTCATCTACGTTTTGGTGCGATTTTAA